The DNA segment TATAAAACGTCACGTCAGCTATACCTTCCCCACGGGCATCTTCATCGTGACGTCAAACGGTAGGGGTGCGCCAATCAACCCGAGTTTCGCCAATGAAAGAGGCTTCGACAAATCAAAGCCCAACCACGGCCTAACAGGGCAAACAGCAGCGCCAAGGCCACATTTGCCACAATTATTGCGTTTATGAACAGGGTACAGTCGACGTTCTTAGCGCAGGGTATAAACAACGCTATGATTCAGCAAGTTGTGCCGATTGTAATGCGATTCTCGGGCGAGCAAGGATTAGCTCATCCCTGCGTGGCCAACTACAAAATCTTTGGGCGCAAACCGACCTAGGAGATAATATTAATTCCGATTTATTCGCGATTTTTTAAGCAGCGCAAGACTTTTTTAATGACTATTATGCTCTGACATATAAGGCTTATCAGGAGCTTCGCATGCAACTACTGGATCGATACGTCTATCCGCACCGACTACTCCACTGGTCAGTCTCTGGTGTGGTGTTACTCTCTTTAGCCAGTGGCTTAGCGATAGGCTTTCTGGATTTTGACGGCGCCGTTGCTCTGCTAGGTAACACACTGACTGACGTACTCTACGGCGGCCACAAAACCTTGGGTGTAATGATATTACTACTGATGACACTGCGTGTCATCACCCGCCTGGCTTTTGCAGTACCAGACCATGTACCACCCTTGAATACCTTCGAGAGAGTGGTCAGTAAAAGTGTCCAACGTTTGCTCTATTTAGCGCTGATCGCCATGCCGTTACTCGGCTGGGCAGGCACAGCCGCAGGCGGCTACCCGGTTGAGTTTTTTCTCTGGCAGTTGCCTGGGTTTATTAGCAAGGATGAACAGCTCTCTGAACAGCTCTTTCTACTACATGAGTGGCTTAGCTGGGTTATTTTAGCATTGGTGGCGCTGCATGTGACGGGTGCGATGTTCCATTGGAAAATCAAGCGCGATAATGTCATGAAGCGTATGAGCCTATTTGATTAGAAAATAAGATCGCGCCTCAAACCTTGCTCA comes from the Marinobacter psychrophilus genome and includes:
- a CDS encoding cytochrome b, which encodes MQLLDRYVYPHRLLHWSVSGVVLLSLASGLAIGFLDFDGAVALLGNTLTDVLYGGHKTLGVMILLLMTLRVITRLAFAVPDHVPPLNTFERVVSKSVQRLLYLALIAMPLLGWAGTAAGGYPVEFFLWQLPGFISKDEQLSEQLFLLHEWLSWVILALVALHVTGAMFHWKIKRDNVMKRMSLFD